One genomic segment of Centropristis striata isolate RG_2023a ecotype Rhode Island chromosome 11, C.striata_1.0, whole genome shotgun sequence includes these proteins:
- the rgs18 gene encoding regulator of G-protein signaling 18, with product METLLFLFPQFNYMAPKEEAYFKMLSPEHLQAPKMKDDTSRQKDKERKSRLSLFLTKSGSHENVSPHKKTNTASSNISPEAALQWSDSFEELLKHSDGVESFSQFLRTEFSEENIEFWLACEEYKTIDSETKLLSKAKYIYTVYIESDAPKEVNIDYNTKMAIQKVIAQPTKSSFEAAQMKVYSLMKKDSYPRFLHSDIYLRLTRRKGPGATMFRRRSRSCVFNDRGEATTSPSAW from the exons ATGGAGACACTTCTTTTTCTATTTCCTCAATTCAACTACATGGCCCCAAAGGAGGAAGCGTATTTCAAAATGCTCAGTCCAGAACACTTACAGGCACCAAAGATGAAGGACGATACTAGCAG acagaaagacaaggagaggaagagCCGACTAAGCCTTTTTCTCACCAAGTCAGGCTCCCATGAAAACGTCAGTccccataaaaagacaaatacggCATCCAGCAA catcTCACCAGAGGCAGCTTTGCAATGGAGCGACTCCTTTGAAGAACTGCTGAAGCACTCAG ATGGGGTGGAAAGCTTCTCTCAGTTCCTCAGGACAGAGTTCAGTGAGGAAAACATCGAGTTCTGGCTGGCCTGTGAAGAATACAAGACCATTGATTCAGAGACGAAGCTGCTATCCAAagccaaatatatttatacgGTTTATATTGAATCGGACGCCCCTAAAGAG GTCAACATCGACTACAACACCAAGATGGCCATTCAGAAGGTCATAGCACAGCCCACAAAGAGCAGTTTTGAAGCAGCCCAGATGAAAGTCTACAGCCTGATGAAAAAGGACTCCTACCCCAGGTTCCTCCACTCTGACATTTATCTGCGTCTCACCAGGAGGAAAGGCCCCGGGGCCACCATGTTTCGCAGAAGGTCACGCTCCTGTGTATTCAACGACAGGGGCGAGGCCACGACTTCACCTTCGGCCTGGTAG
- the rgs1 gene encoding regulator of G-protein signaling 21 has product MAIKLCCFPKDPLEDVETWGESVDKVLSCKAGQIAFREFLKSEYSEENILFWLACEEYKKIKTTPEMISSANRIYSEFVHSEAPRQINIDCSTRENITKNISQPSLTSFDTAQKLIYSLMARDCYPRFLKSDIYQGLLRRTDSR; this is encoded by the exons ATGGCTATAAA ATTGTGTTGCTTCCCCAAGGACCCACTGGAGGATGTTGAAACTTGGGGTGAATCTGTGGACAAAGTCCTCAGTTGTAAAG CCGGGCAGATAGCGTTCCGGGAGTTTCTGAAGTCCGAGTACAGCGAGGAGAACATACTGTTTTGGCTCGCCTGTGAGGAGTATAAAAAAATCAAGACGACGCCAGAGATGATCTCCTCTGCCAACCGGATCTACTCAGAGTTTGTCCATTCAGAAGCGCCCAGACAG ATCAACATAGATTGCAGTACCAGAGAAAACATAACAAAGAACATCTCCCAGCCCTCCCTGACTTCGTTTGATACGGCACAGAAGCTCATCTACAGTCTCATGGCCAGGGATTGCTACCCGCGCTTCCTAAAGTCTGACATCTATCAGGGACTCCTGAGGAGAACCGATTCAAGGTGa